The Marinobacter sp. SS13-12 sequence GGTAACACAGCGCTACGTGTAGTAGACTGTTCCGTAACACATTCAATCAGGAGCAGGCCTGTTTATGTCTTTACAACAAGCCATTGAGCAAAAGCTCTCAAACGCGTTCGCCAGCCACCACCTCATGGTTGAAAACGAGAGCCACAAACATAACGTGCCACCCAATTCGGAAACCCACTTCAAGGTGACCCTTGTGGCTCCGGAGTTCGAGGGGCAGGGCAAGGTGAAGCGGCACCAATCAGTCTACCGTGTGCTGGCAGAAGAAATGGCCGGTGGCGTTCACGCGCTGGCGCTTCATGTCTATTCACCTCAGGAATGGGAAGCGTCTGGCCAGCCAGCACCCGAGTCCCCCAACTGCATGGGTGGGTCGAAGAAGGATCCGGCGTTTGCATCCGGGGGTGGCCAATGAGCCAGTTTTTCCAGATCCACCCGGTAACGCCGCAAAAACGCCTGATTAACCAGGCCGTGGATATTCTGCGCCGGGGTGGGGTTATTGTGTACCCCACGGATTCGGCCTATGCCATTGGCTGTCAGTTGGATGACAAGCAGGCGGCGGACCGTATCAAGCGTATTCGCAAGCTGGATGACAAACACAACTTCACGCTGATGTGCCGGGATCTTTCGGATATCGGTGTATTCGCGAAAGTCGATAACACCCACTTCCGTTTGCTCAAGACGTTTACCCCGGGGCCTTACACCTTCATTCTGGATGCCACCAGTGAGGTGCCACGGCGCCTGTTACATCCCAAGCGCAAGACCATTGGCATGAGGGTGCCAGACAACGCCATCGTCCAGGCGCTGCTGGAGGCGCTTGGTGAGCCCATCATGAGTAGCACGTTGATACTGCCGGGCGAAGAGGATCCGATGACCGATCCGGAAGAGATTCGGGATGCCCTGGAGCACGAACTGGATTTGATCATCGACGGCGGTTTCTGTGGACTTGAGGCAACCACCGTGGTGAACATGACTGGCCCGGCTCCGGAAGTGACCCGCGTTGGTAAAGGTGACCCGGAGCCTTTCCGGATTTAACCGGTTCAGGCCCGGGTATTCAGGCTGAGGGCGAAGTCCTTGCGCTCTGGATAGCCCGCCGTCTGGTCGGTATTGATGGTACGGCGCATGCTGTCGTAGCGGTGCGCCAGATCCTGCAGGCCGTTGAACTGCTGGTTGTCGCTGACCAGGGTGTCCAGCAGTGAGTTGTTCACGCCATAAGCCTTGTTCAGCTTCAGCGCATTGTCGACAAAGTGCAGTGTCGGCTCGCTGGCGCTGAGGCGGCTGAAGGCTTCGCGAAACGGCTTGCTGTTGTTCAGATCCTGTTCAATCCGGCTGCGGGTCTGTTCCTGTATCCCGCCGCCCAGGCTGATGTTGCCCCCTTCGTTCTTTGACACTTCCACACTGGTCGCCGGGTTGAGCTTGTACTCGGCAAGTTTGTGCCGCAGCGTTTCCCGCATGTAGGCAAGGTCCTGCCCGACGGTTTGCTTGTATTCCGCCATCGACAGTTTGGTGGCCTTGGGGCGGGCTGTATCAAAACCCGCCCGCTCAGACATGGTGAAACGGTCATCAGTGGCAGACGCCGGAGCCTCAGGCGCCGCAGGCTTTGCGGCAGCATTGCCCGGCGCTGACGGCGGGCGCTTTTCCATGGCTTGCTGGAACTGGGTACTGGCTTTGATCAGCGATGTAAGCAGCGACATGGCACTTTTGCCCTCCCATGGTCACTGAGGAAATTTTGACGGTCCTCTGTGCTTAAGCACAAAACGGGCCACCAGCAAAAAGGGCACCCGGTGGATGCCCTTGCTCTGGGGAAGTGGAGTAGCCGGCTCAGCGGCCGTGC is a genomic window containing:
- a CDS encoding BolA/IbaG family iron-sulfur metabolism protein, which codes for MSLQQAIEQKLSNAFASHHLMVENESHKHNVPPNSETHFKVTLVAPEFEGQGKVKRHQSVYRVLAEEMAGGVHALALHVYSPQEWEASGQPAPESPNCMGGSKKDPAFASGGGQ
- a CDS encoding L-threonylcarbamoyladenylate synthase codes for the protein MSQFFQIHPVTPQKRLINQAVDILRRGGVIVYPTDSAYAIGCQLDDKQAADRIKRIRKLDDKHNFTLMCRDLSDIGVFAKVDNTHFRLLKTFTPGPYTFILDATSEVPRRLLHPKRKTIGMRVPDNAIVQALLEALGEPIMSSTLILPGEEDPMTDPEEIRDALEHELDLIIDGGFCGLEATTVVNMTGPAPEVTRVGKGDPEPFRI